Below is a genomic region from Bradyrhizobium sp. 1(2017).
GAATCGATGAGGCGCTAGGACGCCTACCGCTGTCCAGCTGGGGAGCGGCTGCGATATCGCTACACAAGCGAAGAAGACGGCAAGATGCTGCGGCGCTACTGGACCACGGCCTGTCAAAATTGTTCGCTCAAATCGCAGTGCACGACGGGGCCAGAGCGGCGAATTACACGATGGGATCACGAGCAGCTGCTCGAGGCCGTGCAGCAGCGGCTTGATGCAAACCCAGAAGCCATGCGCCAGCGTCGGGAGACGGTCGAACATCCATTCGGCACGATGAAGGCCCGCATGGGGGCGACGCACTGCCTCACCAAAACGCTTCCCAAAGTGGCCGCCGAGATGGCGCTCTCGGTTCTGGCCTACAATCTGACCCGGGTCATGAACATTGTCGGCATCAAGCCACTGATCACTGCGATCGAGGCCTGAGACAGGCCCGGTTCCTAGCTCCCCGACCGACGCCCTTTGCGGCCGTTTTTACACGGCCAAGACCCAAAGCGGTTGTTTTGATTTAAATCAACACGAGCCGACTGGCATGTCCTTTCTTGCTTGCCTGATGAGGCAGTCAGAGCACAAGAGATTCAACCTCACGCCTGCGGTTCGTCGCGCGATGATCGCGACCAATGACCAGAAAGTGTTTCGCACTTATGGGCCGAACGGCAGCGCCTGGAAGTGCGAGCGCAATGGCGTCTCGCCGCGCATGCTCTGGAAACTGCTCGCGCACGAACTGATAGAGGACGAGCCGCAGACGGCCGTCACGACAGATACACCCGCAACCATCCGCATGCGCCTGAGTAGGGTTGGGTTGGACATGTTAAAAGCGAGCCTGGACGGGAAAGCATGAGGCGATTGCTCATGCGCGCAAAAAAAAAGCCCCGGCGAGCCGGGGCTTTGGTTTGCAAAACATGGGGGCGATCAGTACCTCGCTGCGACGGGCGCCCCGTATCCGCCGAAGCGGTAATTCAACCGAAGCGTGATCATGTCCACATCCTGGCTGACACCGCCGCCGGTGAGGGCGAATCCTCCGGGCGTGACCACGCCTGCGAACCCGAAATTGTCACGCCCCATCCAGAGATGGTCGTACTCGATACCGAACGACCAGTTGGGGGTGAAGCCGTATTCCCAGCCAACACCGAGGGCGCCGCCCCAGCGCGTGTGGCCTGCCGAGGCAAGGCCCACTCCAGTGAGGTTGTCGAATACATCGAAGCGATTGCGCGTCACGGCGGCACCGCCCTTCACGTAGAACAGGGAGGCGTTCCAGGCCCATCCGAGTTGCGCCGTGAACAGCCCGATGCCATCGATCTTGCCCGTGGTCGAGACGAACGGATCGAACAGGCTGACGCGGGTGTTCTTGATGTCGGCCCAATCCCCCTGCGCTTCCAAGCCGAGCACAAACTGATTCATTTGCCAGCGGTACCCGATCTGTCCGCCCACGAGGCCTCCGGAGCGATCGGCGCAACCAGCCGCCAACGCCCCTGCGGGCGTTACAAAATCAACGCAGCCATGGCTCTGGCCCCAGCCTCCGTTGGCACCAATGTAGAAGCCGGTCCAGTTGTAAACTGTCGCAACCGGCATCGGCGGCGGCACGGCTTTGGCGGGCATGTCGGCCGCCGAAGCCGGAGCCATCATGCTCA
It encodes:
- a CDS encoding outer membrane protein, whose product is MRKLSIAAIGFATLSMMAPASAADMPAKAVPPPMPVATVYNWTGFYIGANGGWGQSHGCVDFVTPAGALAAGCADRSGGLVGGQIGYRWQMNQFVLGLEAQGDWADIKNTRVSLFDPFVSTTGKIDGIGLFTAQLGWAWNASLFYVKGGAAVTRNRFDVFDNLTGVGLASAGHTRWGGALGVGWEYGFTPNWSFGIEYDHLWMGRDNFGFAGVVTPGGFALTGGGVSQDVDMITLRLNYRFGGYGAPVAARY